Genomic window (Ureibacillus composti):
AATTACAAGTGCATTAATTATGTTCGCATTCCCTCCACTTACAGTAGGTTTATTCTTTATGTTAGTGGACCGTATGTTCGAAGCAAACTTCTTCGATCATACAATGGGTGGTAATACAATTATTTGGGAGCATTTATTCTGGATTTTTGGTCACCCTGAAGTATATATCTTAGTATTACCGGCATTCGGTTTATTCTCTGAAATTATTCCGGTATTTGCACGTAAGCGTTTATTTGGATATTCTTCAATGGTATTCGCTACAATCTTAATTGGATTCTTAGGATTCATGGTTTGGGCTCACCACATGTTTACAACAGGTCTTGGGCCAACTGCTAACGCAATTTTCGCTGTAGCAACAATGGCAATTGCTGTTCCGACTGGTATGAAAGTATTTAACTGGATTCTAACTATTTGGGGCGGTTCAATTAAAGTTACTGTTCCAATGTTATGGGCTTTAGGATTCATTCCATCATTCGTAGCTGGTGGGGTAACAGGGGTTATGCAGGCAACTGCACCATTAGATTACCAATTACATGATTCTTATTTCATCGTAGCTCACTTCCACTACGTAATCGTTGGTGGGATTGTAACAGCTATTTTTGGTTCAATGCACTTTTATTGGCCAATTATGTTTAACCGTGCATTAGGTGAAAAATTGGGAGTATTGACTTTCTGGACATTCTTTATTGGATTCCATTTAACATTCTTCCTACAACATTTCTTAGGTTTAATGGGTATGCCACGTCGTGTGTTCACGTACCAAGCAGATCAAGGTTGGGATTTATTCAACTTTATTTCATCAATCGGTGCAATTTTGATGGCAATCGGTGTTATTTTATTAGTACTTAACATTTTAATTTCAATTAAATCTAAACCATTAAATTGTCGTGACTACTGGGGAGATGGACGTTCACTTGAGTGGGCTATTAAAACTCCAGTTCCATTCTATAACTTTAAACAAACTCCACTTATTCGTGGATATGATCCATACTGGCTTGAAAAACATGAAGGTAACAAAGAAGGTATGACATATGCAGAGCCTTTAAGTGATATTCATATGCCTAATAATTCTATTTTACCTTTAATTATGTCTATCGGTATGTTTATCGCAGCATTCGGTGCTCTTTACCATCCAGATGGAGTATCATGGTCAATTCCGGTAATCATTATCGGATTAGGTATTACAGTAGCTTCAATGATTACTCGTTCTGTAAAAGACGATCTTGGTTTCCATGTTCATGTTGAAGAAGTTATTGCAACAGAAGAACAACTTTATGGAAAAGGGGGTAACAAATAATGGAAGAGACAAAATTCACCCCTCAAACTTGGCCTGACCGAGCAGAACAAGCTACACAGGAAGGAAAAAACAAGTTAGTTGGTATTTGGATTTTTATCTGTAGTGATATTACACTATTTGCCAGTGTATTTGCTACTTACCTTTCATTAAGAAACAAAGGTCCTGCTGGAATGGAGTTCACAACTCAAAATTTATTTGAACTTCCACTTGCCTTTGTTATGACGATGTTACTCTTAACATCTTCATTAACATCTGTTTACGCTATGTATCATATGAAAAACCATAATTTCAAGGGTGTACAACTTTGGATGTCGATTACTGTTCTTTTAGGACTTGGATTCTTAGCACTTGAAATTTATGAGTTCAATCACTATGTACACATTGGATTTGGTT
Coding sequences:
- a CDS encoding cytochrome (ubi)quinol oxidase subunit III, giving the protein MEETKFTPQTWPDRAEQATQEGKNKLVGIWIFICSDITLFASVFATYLSLRNKGPAGMEFTTQNLFELPLAFVMTMLLLTSSLTSVYAMYHMKNHNFKGVQLWMSITVLLGLGFLALEIYEFNHYVHIGFGYTQSAFSSAFFTLVGTHGLHVVIGLVWIICLIVRNAKRGLNLYNAPKYYAASIFWHFIDVVWVFIFTVVYLMGVLG
- a CDS encoding cytochrome c oxidase subunit I; the encoded protein is MSSVAVSNKKGFGAVFWDYLTTVDHKKLGVMYLLAGTLFFAIAGFEALLMRIQLMVPNNDFVSAGLFNQLLTMHGTTMLFLAATPLLFGFMNAVVPLQIGARDVAFPFLNSLGFWLFFLGAVFLHLSFFLGGAPDAGWTSYASLSLYSPGHGIDFYVLGLQISGAGTLISGINFIVTIITMRAPGMTYMRMPLFTWTTLITSALIMFAFPPLTVGLFFMLVDRMFEANFFDHTMGGNTIIWEHLFWIFGHPEVYILVLPAFGLFSEIIPVFARKRLFGYSSMVFATILIGFLGFMVWAHHMFTTGLGPTANAIFAVATMAIAVPTGMKVFNWILTIWGGSIKVTVPMLWALGFIPSFVAGGVTGVMQATAPLDYQLHDSYFIVAHFHYVIVGGIVTAIFGSMHFYWPIMFNRALGEKLGVLTFWTFFIGFHLTFFLQHFLGLMGMPRRVFTYQADQGWDLFNFISSIGAILMAIGVILLVLNILISIKSKPLNCRDYWGDGRSLEWAIKTPVPFYNFKQTPLIRGYDPYWLEKHEGNKEGMTYAEPLSDIHMPNNSILPLIMSIGMFIAAFGALYHPDGVSWSIPVIIIGLGITVASMITRSVKDDLGFHVHVEEVIATEEQLYGKGGNK